GAAGTAGAAGCTCCAAAAGCTAAAAAAGCAGCTCCAAAAGCTAAAAAAGAAGCTACTAAAGAATAATAACAATATTTAAACTCATACGTCATGGCTCACAAGAAAGGTGTCGGTAGTTCGAAGAATGGTAGAGAATCAGAATCAAAACGTCTAGGCGTTAAGATTTATGGTGGACAAGCTGCTATTGCTGGGAACATCATCGTTAGACAAAGAGGTTCAAAACACAATCCAGGTGAAAATGTTTACATTAGTAAAGATCACACTCTTCACGCAAGAGTTGCTGGAGTTGTTAAGTTCCAAAAGAAAAGAGATAACAAATCTTATGTATCTATTATTCCTTTCGAGGCTTAATAATCATAGATTACTTTTTATAAAAAACCCGTTCAGAAATGATCGGGTTTTTTTATTTCTATGACTTTTTTAGAAAGACTT
The Flavobacterium humidisoli DNA segment above includes these coding regions:
- the rpmA gene encoding 50S ribosomal protein L27, coding for MAHKKGVGSSKNGRESESKRLGVKIYGGQAAIAGNIIVRQRGSKHNPGENVYISKDHTLHARVAGVVKFQKKRDNKSYVSIIPFEA